The window ACTGCGTGCCGCCACGGACGCCCTGACCTTGCCTGTCTCCCGTATAGAGTCCGCCCACGACAGGGCCGTGGGCGCCAAGGCAGCCAACCTGGCCCGGGCCCGGCGCGAGTTAAACCTTCCGGTCCCCAACGGTTTTGCCATCACCACCTCCGCCTACCGGCTGTTTTTGCGCGAAACCGGTCTCTCGGAGAAGATCGACGATGCCATGGCGCAACTGACTGCCGACGACCCGGCGTCCATAGAGTCCGCCGGACGGGAGATCAGGTCACTGATCCTTGGCACCCCGTTGCCTGGAATTATCCGCACCGCCATTGAAAAGGATGCAGCCGAACTGGCCGGCGACGCATCGGCCGGCTTCCGCCTGGCGGTGCGCAGCAGCGCCATCGGCGAGGATGGAGAAATCTCCTTTGCCGGACAATACACCTCGGTCCTGGACGTGCCCATTGAAGACCTGACCAAGGCCTACACGCAGGTGGTGGCAAGCAAATACTCCACCCCGGCGCTCTCCTATCGCCTGCACCACGGCGTGGATGATGGCGAAACCCCCATGGCGGTCCTGGTCCTGGAAATGATCCGTCCCCGCCTGAGCGGTGTGCTCTACACAGCCGATCCCGTGGGTGAAGACCGGGACACCATCCGTATCAGCGCCGTACATGGCCTTGGTGACACCCTGGTAGGCGGGAAGGCCTCCCCCCAACGCATATACCGGATCTCCAAATCCGGGTTCAAAATTCTGGAAATGGCCGGAGATGTTCCCTCCCCAGGGGCAAACGCATCAGAAACAACATTTTTGAGGGACCTGTGGCGGTACGCCAAACTTCTGGAAGATTGCTTCCAGCGCCCCATGGATATCGAATGGGCCGTGTACGGTGATCATCGTGTGTACATTCTGCAGGCCAGACCTCTTCTGGTGAGCGAACAGACAACCGAGCCGGAAATCGAACCTGCTGTTGATTATCCGGGTCACCCCGTGCTTATTAATGGAGGCAAGTGCGCTGCGGGTGGTGTTGTCTCCGGCCGGGTTCTGGTGGTTAAAAACACCGAGGCGGACAATCCCATCCCCAGGCTTGAGCCGGACACAATCCTGGTCGCCCGGGCGGCATCCACCTCCATCACCCCCTGGATGGGCAAGGTGAAAGGCATTATCACCGATGTCGGCGGCACTGCCAGCCATTTGGCCTCGGTGGCCCGGGAGTTTGGCGTGCCTGCGCTCTTTGGCACCCAATCCGCCACCGAAACCCTCACGGACGGACAGGAAATCACCCTGTGGGCCAGCCGCGCGCGGGTCTACGACGGTGTGGTGGAGGAGCTGACCCAGGCCATGCGGCCGGTAAAGCGCCCCATTTTCGCCAGCTCGCTCCACCTGAGGTTGCAACGCATGCTGGACCGGATTACGCCCCTGAACCTCACCGGGCCCGATTCTCCCCAGTTCACCCAGGAAGAGTGCCGGACGGTTCACGATATCATCCGCTATTGCCACGACATGTCCGTGCGCGAGATGTTCCGTTTCGGGAAATCCGCGGGTCATCCGCGTGGCGCGTTGCGTCTCAGGGCGACCCTCCCGCTTCAACTTTATGCCCTGGACCTGGGCAACGGTCTGCGGTGGGGGTTGACCACATGCGACGACATCAATGTCCACGATGTAACCAGCGCGCCTTTCCGCGCCCTGTGGCGGGGGATTTCCCACCCGGGCGTCAACTGGACAAGTTCCATTGCCATGAATCCTCACAACCTCATGTCCCTCATGGCGGGTGAAGCCGGATATGCCCTGGTCTCCGCCGACTATATGAACTTAAGCCTGCGCTTCAACTCTCATTTCGCCACTGTGGACACCCTGTGTGGGACTGATCCGGAATATAACTACATCAACCTGCAGTTCTCCGGCGGAGCGGGCGGCTATTTCGGGCGCTCCCTGCGGATTCAATACATGGCCGCCGTACTCAGCCGGCTTGGTTTTGAAACCAGCGTCAATGGGGATCTGATTGAGGCCGGCCTGTCACGGCTCGAGCAGGCCTCCATGGAGGAAGCCCTTGATCAGCTGGGGC is drawn from uncultured Desulfobacter sp. and contains these coding sequences:
- a CDS encoding PEP/pyruvate-binding domain-containing protein, with the protein product MWFKSIQDGDACRPLFAMDPEQTARYNHFRALLDHNRVAINLMTDLEQTYYDNRPFTAQMVEHKCTGLLSEVQAMVQSLSGLSSRPYERLSAVLQSLLRYFRDELRPPLRAATDALTLPVSRIESAHDRAVGAKAANLARARRELNLPVPNGFAITTSAYRLFLRETGLSEKIDDAMAQLTADDPASIESAGREIRSLILGTPLPGIIRTAIEKDAAELAGDASAGFRLAVRSSAIGEDGEISFAGQYTSVLDVPIEDLTKAYTQVVASKYSTPALSYRLHHGVDDGETPMAVLVLEMIRPRLSGVLYTADPVGEDRDTIRISAVHGLGDTLVGGKASPQRIYRISKSGFKILEMAGDVPSPGANASETTFLRDLWRYAKLLEDCFQRPMDIEWAVYGDHRVYILQARPLLVSEQTTEPEIEPAVDYPGHPVLINGGKCAAGGVVSGRVLVVKNTEADNPIPRLEPDTILVARAASTSITPWMGKVKGIITDVGGTASHLASVAREFGVPALFGTQSATETLTDGQEITLWASRARVYDGVVEELTQAMRPVKRPIFASSLHLRLQRMLDRITPLNLTGPDSPQFTQEECRTVHDIIRYCHDMSVREMFRFGKSAGHPRGALRLRATLPLQLYALDLGNGLRWGLTTCDDINVHDVTSAPFRALWRGISHPGVNWTSSIAMNPHNLMSLMAGEAGYALVSADYMNLSLRFNSHFATVDTLCGTDPEYNYINLQFSGGAGGYFGRSLRIQYMAAVLSRLGFETSVNGDLIEAGLSRLEQASMEEALDQLGRLLGTSRLLDMTMNSPEQAVSLTESFFQGKYDVLGKEHEGAPKDFYLITGNWKESNSEMEPGGVLQDGSHFASWITTGVSQAMTRLLGKRYREMMDNIGAYHYFPLAIAKDSTMTGGTVTVKVKPLSGTIDQAGGLAFAIRDFGNYFVFRVNTLEGNAVLFEFKNGKRVERANIDTPVAGNVWYRLGVTIRGRCIQAFLDDGLMVEYEPDRGLEGHVGLWTKADSVTLFKELTIKRSTS